The following proteins come from a genomic window of Lolium rigidum isolate FL_2022 chromosome 5, APGP_CSIRO_Lrig_0.1, whole genome shotgun sequence:
- the LOC124651427 gene encoding major pollen allergen Aln g 1-like → MVADCVITNECALAVSAERMWKVSCSGETLLKACADFFVAVNVEGDGGPGSVITSTLSAAAAAASGGSFVRDRVVARDDAARVLRTEVLEGGKVRNQLKFLVNEVKFEVAGDDACVAKFRVEYERIDGDGALAPEDQAVIVEGYLGILKAIEAYLVTNPSEYA, encoded by the coding sequence ATGGTGGCTGATTGTGTGATCACCAACGAATGCGCCCTGGCGGTGTCAGCCGAAAGGATGTGGAAGGTGAGCTGCTCCGGCGAGACCTTGCTCAAGGCCTGCGCGGATTTCTTTGTCGCCGTGAATGTGGAGGGCGATGGTGGCCCTGGCAGCGTCATCACTTCGACGCTCAGCGCCGCGGCAGCCGCTGCCTCAGGTGGTAGCTTCGTAAGGGACCGCGTGGTGGCGCGCGACGACGCGGCGCGGGTGCTAAGGACTGAGGTGCTGGAGGGCGGAAAGGTGAGGAACCAGCTCAAGTTTCTGGTGAACGAGGTGAAGTTCGAGGTGGCTGGGGACGACGCCTGTGTGGCCAAGTTTAGGGTGGAGTACGAGAGGATCGACGGCGACGGTGCGCTGGCACCGGAGGACCAAGCGGTGATTGTTGAGGGTTACCTCGGCATCTTAAAGGCGATTGAGGCCTACCTTGTCACCAACCCTTCCGAATACGCCTAA
- the LOC124651624 gene encoding major pollen allergen Aln g 1-like → MVADCVITNECALAVSAERMWKVSCSGETLLKACADFFVAVNVEGDGGPGSVITSTLSAAAAAASGGSFVRDRVVARDDAARVLRTEVLEGGKVRNQLKFLVNEVKFEVAGDDACVAKFRVEYERIDGDGALAPEDQTVIVEGYLGILKAIEAYLVANPSEYA, encoded by the coding sequence ATGGTGGCTGATTGTGTGATCACCAACGAATGCGCCCTGGCGGTGTCAGCCGAAAGGATGTGGAAGGTGAGCTGCTCCGGCGAGACCTTGCTCAAGGCCTGCGCGGATTTCTTTGTCGCCGTGAATGTGGAGGGCGATGGTGGCCCTGGCAGCGTCATCACTTCGACGCTCAGCGCCGCGGCAGCCGCTGCCTCAGGCGGTAGCTTCGTAAGGGACCGCGTGGTGGCGCGCGACGACGCGGCGCGGGTGCTAAGGACTGAGGTGCTGGAGGGCGGAAAGGTGAGGAACCAGCTCAAGTTTCTGGTGAACGAGGTGAAGTTCGAGGTGGCTGGGGACGACGCCTGTGTGGCCAAGTTTAGGGTGGAGTACGAGAGGATCGACGGCGACGGTGCGCTGGCACCGGAGGACCAAACGGTGATTGTTGAGGGTTACCTCGGCATCTTAAAGGCGATTGAGGCCTACCTTGTCGCCAACCCTTCCGAGTACGCCTAA